A single genomic interval of Gemmatimonadaceae bacterium harbors:
- a CDS encoding TonB C-terminal domain-containing protein, which translates to MSVRQGPPSLTLPIGASVLLHAAVIAALFVFRPAAPPAMPPVYRVNLVAAPPGPRAVGVVQATPAPAAERPRPVPPPRAKAVPKAMPAPPTRKREKPAPAKREATPVPPEAKTSPVTRKTQAAGGGAEGGKGADVANVSTAGIDFPFPGYLQNILRQIALRFSPGSSGALTAEVAFLIHRDGSVTNFRFQKRSGSFAFDLAAQGAVDAAGTAHAFGPLPSAYPDDVLPVIFSFDPRIIH; encoded by the coding sequence ATGAGCGTCCGGCAGGGGCCGCCGTCGCTCACGCTGCCGATCGGGGCGTCCGTCCTCCTGCACGCCGCGGTGATCGCGGCGTTGTTCGTGTTCCGGCCGGCGGCGCCGCCGGCCATGCCGCCGGTGTACCGCGTGAATCTGGTGGCGGCGCCGCCGGGCCCGCGCGCGGTGGGCGTCGTGCAGGCGACGCCGGCGCCGGCCGCGGAGCGGCCCAGACCGGTGCCTCCTCCCCGCGCGAAGGCGGTCCCCAAGGCGATGCCGGCCCCCCCGACCCGGAAGCGCGAGAAGCCCGCTCCGGCCAAGCGCGAAGCGACCCCCGTCCCGCCCGAGGCCAAGACCTCGCCCGTGACGAGGAAGACGCAGGCGGCGGGCGGCGGGGCCGAAGGGGGCAAGGGCGCGGACGTGGCGAACGTGAGCACCGCAGGGATCGATTTTCCATTTCCAGGTTATCTTCAGAACATCTTGCGGCAAATCGCGTTGCGCTTCAGTCCCGGCAGCAGCGGCGCCCTCACGGCCGAGGTGGCGTTTCTCATCCATCGCGATGGGAGCGTGACCAACTTCCGATTCCAGAAGCGGTCCGGTTCGTTCGCGTTCGATCTTGCCGCGCAGGGGGCGGTGGACGCGGCGGGAACGGCGCACGCGTTCGGTCCGCTGCCGTCCGCGTATCCCGATGACGTCTTGCCCGTGATCTTCTCCTTCGATCCCCGGATCATTCACTGA
- a CDS encoding biopolymer transporter ExbD, with protein sequence MSRRRHRRFELNADINVVSLIDVMLLLLVIFMITAPMMQGGVDIALPRAEARPITSKSGMTVTVTRDGSILVDDGTPMTYAEFRAAFQTLARDRAQQGLYLRADSRVDYGLVAQVLAVIQAAGVRDVGLITDQEQVP encoded by the coding sequence ATGTCGCGCCGCCGCCATCGCCGGTTCGAACTCAACGCCGACATCAACGTCGTGAGTCTGATCGACGTGATGCTGTTGCTGCTCGTGATCTTCATGATCACGGCGCCGATGATGCAGGGCGGGGTGGACATCGCCCTGCCCAGGGCCGAAGCGCGTCCGATCACGTCGAAGAGCGGGATGACGGTCACCGTCACGCGCGACGGCAGCATCCTGGTGGACGACGGGACGCCGATGACCTATGCCGAGTTCCGGGCGGCGTTCCAGACGCTGGCCAGGGACCGCGCCCAGCAGGGGCTGTATCTGCGCGCCGATTCGCGCGTGGACTATGGGCTCGTGGCGCAGGTGCTGGCGGTGATCCAGGCGGCCGGGGTGCGCGACGTCGGGTTGATCACCGATCAGGAGCAGGTGCCCTGA
- a CDS encoding MotA/TolQ/ExbB proton channel family protein, with protein sequence MILGFLQMAGVPQIGGATPNGAIDLIVSASLSTKIVLSILAVLSLLSWTVMFSAWRQLNKAERAAGEFQREFEHVPRLDEAGALVKRAKPGALPRLFLRAMHFVSEARVRNQQWRELSGEAPTPMAGATHALSATQIETLRLVLDAEASAERDRLGRYLPFLATTGSASPLIGLFGTVLGVIEAFLGIASKGSGNLGAVAPGVAEALIATAAALAVAIPATFGYNIFANKLNRFDGMMENFSTSVIALLAREGHI encoded by the coding sequence ATGATCCTCGGGTTTCTGCAGATGGCCGGAGTGCCGCAGATCGGCGGGGCCACGCCGAACGGCGCCATCGACCTCATCGTCAGCGCTTCACTCAGCACCAAGATCGTGCTGAGCATCCTCGCCGTGCTCTCGCTGCTCAGCTGGACCGTGATGTTCAGCGCCTGGCGGCAGCTGAACAAGGCGGAGCGCGCGGCGGGCGAGTTCCAGCGCGAGTTCGAGCACGTGCCGCGGCTGGATGAAGCGGGAGCCCTGGTCAAGCGCGCCAAACCCGGCGCGCTGCCGCGGTTGTTCCTGCGGGCGATGCACTTCGTGTCCGAGGCCCGGGTGCGCAACCAGCAGTGGCGGGAGCTGTCGGGTGAGGCGCCGACGCCGATGGCCGGTGCGACGCACGCGCTCTCCGCCACGCAGATCGAGACGCTGCGGCTGGTGCTCGATGCCGAGGCATCGGCGGAGCGCGACCGTCTGGGGCGCTATCTCCCGTTTCTCGCGACCACGGGGTCGGCGAGCCCGCTCATCGGACTGTTCGGCACGGTGCTCGGGGTGATCGAGGCATTTCTCGGGATCGCCAGCAAGGGTTCCGGCAATCTCGGTGCCGTGGCGCCGGGCGTGGCCGAGGCGCTGATCGCCACGGCCGCCGCGCTGGCGGTGGCGATCCCGGCGACCTTCGGGTACAACATCTTCGCCAACAAGCTGAACCGGTTCGACGGGATGATGGAGAACTTCAGCACCTCCGTGATCGCGTTGCTGGCGCGCGAGGGGCACATCTAG
- a CDS encoding NAD-dependent epimerase/dehydratase family protein, producing MRVLVTGGAGFIGSHAADRFVAAGHAVSVIDDLSNGRRENVPPRAEFHALDVRSPEAAALVRAGGFDVIAHFAAQMDVRKSVEDPVRDAQINIVGTLNLLEAVRAAGRMGSTRVVFASTGGAIYGDAATPPSAEGVHKEPDSPYAIAKHSVEQYLSYYARLHGLGAVSLRFANVYGPRQDPHGEAGVVAIFCGRLLDGRPLTVFGDGNQTRDYVYVADVADAVVRAAAYAPPRRAGMNARAFNIGTGIPTSVVELASALMHTTGRNVPVEFAPARPGEQQQSYLAIDKAAAELGWRPSVSLSQGLAETYAWFAQRALTSSDSRA from the coding sequence ATGCGGGTGCTCGTTACGGGTGGGGCGGGGTTCATCGGATCGCATGCGGCGGATCGGTTCGTGGCCGCCGGGCACGCGGTGTCGGTGATCGACGATCTCTCCAACGGCCGGCGCGAGAACGTGCCGCCGAGGGCGGAGTTCCACGCGCTCGACGTCCGGTCGCCCGAAGCGGCGGCCCTCGTGCGCGCGGGCGGATTCGACGTGATCGCCCACTTCGCCGCCCAGATGGACGTGCGCAAGAGCGTGGAGGATCCGGTGCGCGACGCGCAGATCAACATCGTCGGAACGCTCAACCTGCTCGAAGCGGTGCGCGCGGCGGGCCGGATGGGGAGCACGCGGGTGGTCTTCGCCTCGACCGGCGGCGCGATCTACGGCGATGCCGCCACGCCGCCCAGCGCCGAAGGGGTCCACAAGGAGCCGGACTCGCCGTACGCGATCGCCAAGCACAGCGTGGAGCAGTACCTGTCGTACTACGCGCGCCTCCACGGGCTGGGCGCGGTGTCGCTGCGCTTTGCCAACGTGTACGGACCGCGCCAGGATCCGCACGGCGAAGCCGGCGTGGTGGCGATCTTCTGCGGCCGGCTGCTCGACGGCCGGCCGCTCACGGTGTTCGGCGACGGGAACCAGACGCGCGACTACGTGTACGTGGCGGACGTGGCGGACGCGGTGGTGCGCGCGGCGGCGTACGCGCCGCCGCGGCGTGCCGGGATGAACGCCCGGGCGTTCAATATCGGGACGGGCATCCCGACCTCCGTGGTCGAACTCGCCTCGGCGCTCATGCACACCACGGGGCGGAACGTGCCCGTGGAGTTCGCGCCGGCGCGGCCGGGTGAACAGCAGCAGTCGTACCTCGCGATCGACAAGGCGGCAGCCGAACTCGGCTGGCGTCCTTCCGTCTCGCTGTCGCAGGGCCTCGCGGAGACCTACGCGTGGTTCGCCCAGCGGGCGCTCACCTCCAGCGATTCACGCGCATGA
- the hemA gene encoding glutamyl-tRNA reductase, producing the protein MSLTVVGLSHRTAALDVRECLTFRASDMGAVLDRVRSAAGAPESVMLSTCNRTEVYVVEGEQDAAPAVWEVLGGRLGADATPHGYVRRDRDAVAHLFRVAAGLDSMVLGEAQIHGQVRDAWETCRAHSGTVLNRLFQTALLVSGRVREETAVARGAASVSSAAVQLAKQIFGTLRGRRAMVLGAGEMAELALECLMDEGVLTAIVANRTHDRAVELAARHGARALRLDDCWRELHEVDLVLSSTASPVPVMTVERVRDAIAQRGDRPLCILDIAVPRDVEPEVGGLGNVFLYDLDRLQQVIQSNLDRRRGELPAAEHLIAGEVERYWQWLAGLEAVPVLRSFRTRMDAVRETELDAALRRLRDLTPEQRTAVEHLSRSLMNKFMHEPSVRLRAAASNGRGLGIVDAMRYLFALDAEGAGAERAARGDDSHDAGET; encoded by the coding sequence GTGTCGTTGACCGTGGTGGGCCTCAGCCACCGGACGGCGGCGCTCGACGTGCGCGAGTGTCTCACCTTCCGCGCGTCGGACATGGGTGCGGTCCTCGATCGGGTCCGGAGCGCCGCCGGGGCGCCCGAGAGCGTGATGCTCTCCACGTGCAATCGCACCGAGGTCTACGTGGTGGAGGGGGAGCAGGACGCGGCGCCGGCGGTGTGGGAGGTGCTCGGCGGGCGCCTGGGCGCCGACGCCACGCCGCACGGCTACGTGCGGCGCGACCGCGACGCCGTGGCACACCTCTTCCGCGTGGCCGCGGGGCTGGACTCGATGGTGCTGGGCGAGGCCCAGATCCACGGCCAGGTACGCGACGCGTGGGAGACCTGCCGCGCGCACTCCGGCACGGTGCTCAATCGACTGTTCCAGACGGCCCTGCTCGTGTCGGGGCGGGTCCGGGAGGAGACGGCGGTGGCGCGGGGCGCGGCGTCCGTGAGCTCGGCGGCGGTGCAGTTGGCCAAGCAGATCTTCGGCACGCTGCGTGGGCGCCGGGCAATGGTCCTCGGGGCCGGCGAGATGGCGGAGCTCGCGCTCGAGTGTCTCATGGATGAAGGCGTGCTCACGGCGATCGTCGCCAACCGGACGCACGACCGGGCCGTGGAGCTGGCCGCGCGGCACGGCGCCCGCGCGCTGCGCCTGGACGATTGCTGGCGCGAGTTGCACGAGGTGGACCTCGTGCTGTCGTCCACGGCGTCGCCGGTGCCGGTGATGACGGTGGAGCGCGTGCGCGACGCGATCGCGCAGCGCGGCGACCGCCCGTTGTGCATCCTGGACATCGCCGTGCCGCGCGACGTCGAACCGGAAGTGGGCGGGCTGGGCAACGTTTTTCTCTACGACCTCGACCGGCTGCAGCAGGTGATCCAGTCGAATCTCGACCGGCGGCGCGGCGAGCTGCCGGCGGCCGAGCATCTGATCGCGGGCGAGGTGGAGCGGTACTGGCAGTGGTTGGCGGGGCTCGAGGCGGTGCCGGTGCTGCGCAGCTTCCGGACGCGCATGGACGCGGTGCGGGAGACGGAGCTGGACGCGGCGCTGCGCCGGCTGCGCGACCTCACGCCCGAGCAGCGGACGGCGGTGGAACATCTGTCCCGCTCACTCATGAACAAGTTCATGCACGAGCCGAGCGTGCGCCTGCGCGCCGCGGCGTCCAACGGCCGGGGGCTGGGCATCGTGGACGCGATGCGCTACCTGTTCGCGCTGGACGCCGAGGGGGCGGGCGCCGAGCGCGCCGCGCGCGGCGATGACTCACACGATGCGGGAGAGACCTGA
- the ccsA gene encoding cytochrome c biogenesis protein CcsA has product MIAIAHFIAITLYVAAAALAATPFARPMNAPVRSVFGLLAAGVVVHLGALVAMAVQAGHVYVAGLGPSLSLAGFVLAATLLVVELLARDISLTLVAAPLAAVPTVCANLIGFKHAVEPSGVQGVWLVAHIALSFAGIAAFGTAAVAGVMYLFERRELKSGRFDAMFRLFPPLATLDRVNHLAALAGWLGLTVGVVLAIAYSLQYGGMRPEQLAWGVAAWVAVSGVALGRFVRGWQAHRAAIWSSVSFTAVVLLYVALRVLGPVAGKFH; this is encoded by the coding sequence ATGATAGCGATCGCCCATTTCATTGCCATCACCCTGTACGTGGCCGCGGCGGCCCTGGCCGCGACCCCGTTCGCGCGTCCGATGAACGCCCCGGTCCGGAGCGTGTTCGGACTGCTGGCGGCCGGGGTCGTCGTGCATCTGGGCGCGCTGGTGGCGATGGCCGTTCAGGCGGGCCACGTCTACGTGGCCGGCTTGGGCCCCTCGCTGTCGCTCGCCGGATTCGTGCTCGCCGCGACGCTGCTGGTGGTGGAGTTGCTGGCGCGCGACATCAGTCTCACGCTGGTTGCGGCCCCGCTGGCCGCCGTTCCCACCGTGTGCGCGAATCTCATCGGGTTCAAGCACGCCGTGGAGCCGAGCGGCGTGCAGGGGGTGTGGCTGGTCGCGCACATCGCGCTGAGCTTCGCGGGCATCGCCGCATTCGGGACGGCCGCGGTGGCGGGTGTCATGTACCTGTTCGAACGGCGCGAACTCAAGTCCGGCCGGTTCGACGCCATGTTCCGGCTCTTCCCGCCGTTGGCCACACTCGACCGGGTGAACCATCTCGCGGCGCTGGCCGGTTGGCTGGGCCTCACGGTGGGGGTCGTGCTCGCGATCGCCTACTCGCTGCAATACGGCGGGATGCGGCCGGAGCAGCTGGCGTGGGGCGTGGCGGCGTGGGTCGCGGTGAGCGGCGTGGCGCTGGGGCGGTTCGTGCGCGGGTGGCAGGCGCATCGCGCAGCCATCTGGTCGAGCGTGTCGTTCACGGCCGTCGTGCTCCTGTACGTGGCGCTCCGGGTCCTCGGCCCGGTCGCGGGGAAGTTCCATTGA
- a CDS encoding LysM domain-containing protein — MRNRTLRALATAALLAPITLAAQQATGGQAVPQTHTVQQGETLWTLAQKYLQDSHLWPEIYRLNKDAIADPHWIYPGQVLKLPGAVTSVEVTIQPPAGAADTVRRAVVAQTVQTMDAPTVFKRDVAVSQSPDAAQAVEQFPTVLLGQYERAPYVVRPGAMSGVGRVLRSADLDANGDIEPTTIFKAYDDVLIQAPAGVSTAKGARYVALAMGPNVYGVGQVVIPTGIVEVTRTPEAGTAGIGQVVQLFGEMNPGQVLVPLDTAGVSSTARPKPLKDGRWATIKWVMAEPVLPTLQSYVVLDVTAGDGIRPGDEFEVFRTRQVSRRVGGLAEPEIPIGKAQVIKVTPFGTTAIVTAQQQPAINTGMMVRNSAKMP; from the coding sequence ATGCGAAATCGGACTCTTCGCGCGCTGGCGACCGCGGCCTTGCTCGCCCCCATCACGCTCGCGGCCCAGCAGGCCACGGGCGGACAGGCCGTCCCGCAGACGCACACCGTGCAGCAGGGCGAGACGCTGTGGACCCTGGCCCAGAAGTATCTCCAGGATTCCCATCTCTGGCCGGAGATCTACCGGCTCAACAAGGACGCGATCGCCGACCCGCACTGGATCTATCCAGGCCAGGTGCTGAAGCTGCCCGGCGCGGTGACGAGCGTCGAGGTGACGATCCAGCCTCCGGCCGGCGCCGCCGACACCGTGCGCAGGGCGGTGGTGGCGCAGACGGTGCAGACGATGGACGCGCCGACGGTGTTCAAGCGCGACGTCGCGGTCTCGCAGTCGCCAGACGCGGCCCAGGCGGTGGAGCAGTTTCCCACCGTGCTGTTGGGGCAGTATGAGCGCGCCCCGTACGTCGTGCGGCCGGGCGCGATGTCGGGAGTGGGGCGCGTGCTGCGGTCGGCCGATCTCGATGCGAACGGCGACATCGAACCGACCACGATCTTCAAGGCATACGATGACGTGCTGATCCAGGCGCCGGCGGGCGTGTCCACGGCCAAGGGTGCCCGGTACGTGGCGCTGGCCATGGGGCCGAACGTGTACGGCGTGGGGCAGGTGGTGATTCCCACAGGCATCGTCGAGGTCACGCGGACGCCGGAGGCGGGAACCGCAGGCATCGGCCAGGTGGTGCAACTGTTCGGCGAGATGAATCCGGGGCAGGTGCTCGTGCCGCTCGACACGGCCGGGGTATCGTCGACGGCTCGCCCGAAGCCGCTCAAGGATGGCCGCTGGGCGACGATCAAGTGGGTGATGGCCGAGCCGGTGCTTCCCACGTTGCAGAGCTACGTCGTGCTGGACGTGACGGCGGGCGACGGGATCAGGCCGGGCGACGAGTTCGAAGTGTTCCGCACGCGGCAGGTGTCCCGGAGGGTGGGCGGCCTCGCCGAGCCGGAGATCCCGATCGGGAAGGCGCAGGTGATCAAGGTCACGCCGTTCGGGACGACCGCGATCGTGACGGCGCAGCAGCAGCCGGCGATCAATACCGGGATGATGGTCCGCAACTCTGCCAAGATGCCGTAA
- the ssb gene encoding single-stranded DNA-binding protein, translating into MSRSLNKVTLIGNLGSDPEVRSTTGGNRVATFSLATSRTWSGAAGDRQEKTEWHRCVVWNSKSSQLADIVEKYVHKGDKLYVEGRIEYRQWQDKEGQTRYSTEINVRELIMLSAPRGGGDFEGEAAPRASRAPAAPKAKAAPGGGEGFEDFPEGLQDQDDDLPF; encoded by the coding sequence GTGAGCCGAAGCTTGAACAAGGTCACGCTGATCGGGAACCTGGGCAGCGACCCAGAGGTGCGATCCACCACCGGCGGCAATCGTGTCGCGACGTTTTCCCTGGCCACCAGCCGCACCTGGAGCGGTGCCGCGGGGGACCGCCAGGAAAAGACCGAGTGGCACCGGTGCGTGGTCTGGAACAGCAAGTCGTCGCAACTGGCGGACATCGTGGAGAAGTACGTCCACAAGGGCGACAAGCTGTATGTCGAGGGGCGCATCGAGTACCGGCAGTGGCAGGACAAGGAAGGCCAGACCCGGTACAGCACCGAGATCAACGTGCGGGAGCTGATCATGCTCAGCGCGCCGCGCGGTGGTGGGGATTTCGAAGGCGAGGCGGCCCCGCGGGCCAGCCGGGCGCCGGCGGCCCCCAAGGCCAAGGCCGCACCCGGTGGAGGGGAGGGCTTCGAGGACTTCCCCGAGGGGCTTCAGGACCAGGACGACGACCTGCCGTTCTGA
- the rimI gene encoding ribosomal protein S18-alanine N-acetyltransferase: protein MSISIAPATLADANEVSAIEESVFADPWSANSFRSLPGDPRVYFACAKAPANGAGADSAKVGAAGGVVGYVVAIFAADEGEIANLAVASDARGRGIGAGLLDAALRHAKERGANALYLEVRESNSAARHLYGARGFKEVGRRRGYYQRPVEDALILRRLVGPGLK from the coding sequence GTGAGCATCTCGATCGCGCCGGCCACGCTCGCGGACGCCAATGAGGTGTCGGCGATCGAGGAATCCGTGTTCGCCGACCCGTGGTCGGCCAACTCCTTCCGGTCGCTGCCCGGCGACCCGCGCGTGTACTTCGCTTGCGCCAAGGCGCCGGCCAATGGGGCCGGGGCGGACTCGGCGAAGGTGGGTGCCGCCGGGGGGGTGGTCGGTTATGTTGTGGCGATCTTCGCCGCCGACGAGGGCGAGATCGCCAATCTGGCGGTGGCGAGCGATGCGCGGGGCCGGGGGATCGGCGCCGGGCTGCTGGACGCGGCGCTGCGGCACGCGAAGGAGCGGGGGGCCAACGCCCTCTACCTCGAAGTGAGAGAGTCGAACTCGGCCGCGCGGCATCTCTACGGCGCGCGTGGATTCAAGGAGGTGGGGCGCCGTCGCGGGTATTATCAGCGACCGGTGGAGGATGCGTTGATCCTTCGCCGGCTTGTTGGGCCTGGGCTCAAGTAA
- the tsaB gene encoding tRNA (adenosine(37)-N6)-threonylcarbamoyltransferase complex dimerization subunit type 1 TsaB — MITLALDASTYVGTVAVIRDGRVIAEGETAMRGRDIERLMPAVAAALDAAGVTAAQVERVVCGDGPGSFTSLRIAASIAKGLATGTGAVLMRVSSLALVPAGSPALAPGPYVAVLDALRGDVYFQRLAVEPGGDVVPEHEGALGPVDAVARMAEAEGARVVGPAAVLDLLPGVPREGARSALDLAPHARGVVRLEAALQPADLASWEPRYGRLAEAQVKWEAAHGRPLPAS; from the coding sequence GTGATCACGCTCGCGCTCGACGCATCCACCTACGTCGGCACGGTCGCGGTGATCCGCGACGGGCGCGTGATTGCCGAGGGGGAGACGGCGATGCGGGGGCGCGACATCGAGCGCCTGATGCCGGCCGTGGCGGCGGCGCTCGATGCCGCGGGCGTGACGGCGGCGCAGGTGGAACGGGTGGTGTGCGGCGACGGGCCGGGGAGCTTCACCAGTCTCCGCATCGCGGCCTCGATCGCCAAGGGCCTGGCCACGGGCACGGGGGCGGTATTGATGCGGGTGTCGTCGCTGGCGCTCGTCCCGGCCGGCTCGCCGGCGCTGGCGCCAGGCCCATACGTGGCCGTGCTCGACGCGTTGCGGGGCGACGTGTATTTCCAGCGGCTCGCCGTAGAACCGGGCGGGGACGTGGTCCCCGAGCACGAGGGCGCGCTCGGCCCGGTGGATGCGGTGGCCCGTATGGCGGAAGCGGAGGGCGCCCGGGTGGTGGGGCCCGCGGCCGTGCTCGACCTGCTGCCCGGGGTTCCGCGCGAGGGCGCCCGATCGGCGCTGGACCTGGCGCCGCACGCGCGCGGCGTCGTCCGGCTCGAAGCGGCGCTCCAGCCGGCGGATCTCGCCAGCTGGGAGCCGCGGTATGGACGCCTGGCGGAGGCCCAGGTGAAATGGGAGGCGGCGCATGGGCGGCCGTTGCCCGCGTCGTGA
- the tsaE gene encoding tRNA (adenosine(37)-N6)-threonylcarbamoyltransferase complex ATPase subunit type 1 TsaE, whose product MSGATSTPATLQLTEADLAAWGERFGREAILPRVVALEGDLGAGKTTLARAICRGFGVAGEITSPTFALVHEYDAPRGPVYHLDLYRLEGPRDLTNIGWDEIMNERALVVVEWPERAGGRLPPTAVRVQLAHIPGDPGRRSLRVVTP is encoded by the coding sequence ATGTCCGGCGCCACCAGCACCCCCGCCACCCTGCAGCTGACCGAAGCCGATCTCGCCGCGTGGGGCGAACGGTTCGGCCGCGAAGCGATCCTCCCGCGCGTCGTCGCGCTCGAGGGCGATCTGGGCGCGGGAAAGACCACCCTCGCGCGCGCCATCTGCCGGGGGTTCGGCGTGGCGGGCGAGATTACGAGCCCCACCTTCGCGCTCGTGCACGAATACGACGCTCCCCGCGGGCCGGTGTATCACCTCGACCTCTACCGGCTCGAGGGCCCGCGCGACCTCACCAACATCGGATGGGACGAGATCATGAACGAGCGGGCCCTGGTGGTCGTCGAGTGGCCCGAGCGCGCCGGTGGGCGCCTTCCACCAACCGCGGTGCGCGTTCAGCTCGCGCACATCCCAGGCGACCCCGGCCGGCGGTCGCTCCGCGTGGTGACGCCGTGA
- the uvrB gene encoding excinuclease ABC subunit UvrB gives MSAVFDLQAPFEPAGDQPNAIAELSAGLVRGDRFQTLLGVTGSGKTMTVAHVIRALGRPTLVLSHNKTLAAQLYGELKSFFPHNAVEYFISYYDYYQPEAYVPTTDTYIEKDASINEDIDRLRLRATSSLMEREDVIIVATVSAIYGLGDPVQYREQMVTLTAGQRIARDDILRALVKIQYNRNDVAFERGTFRVRGDTVEILPAYEEQGVRIEMWGDEIERVSKIDTLTGETIALLDRAAIYPAKHFVTQRPMLERAVQRIREELAQRLAVLREAGKLLEAQRLESRTNFDIEMMLEIGTCAGIENYSRHLAARAEGERPACLFDYFPEDFLVVVDESHVSLPQIGGMFNGDRARKLTLVEYGFRLPSALDNRPLMFDEFLSLTPKAIFVSATPGELELRLSEGVVVEQIIRPTGLVDPMIEIRPVRGQVDDLLNEIRIRERRGERVLVTTLTKRMAEDLTDYLQQVGVRVRYMHSDIDAIERMEIVRGLRLGEFDVLVGINLLREGLDLPEVSLVAILDADQEGFLRSDRSLIQTVGRAARHVSGTAIFYADRVTGSMQRCLDETSRRREIQLAHNVAHGITPRSVVKSVDQVRFSTRVADARTERESDRKVAEPDSGYDAMDPAVLEQMLNEQMQTAAKEMDFELAAQLRDQLFELRARRPRQPASSATRRAAG, from the coding sequence ATGTCCGCCGTCTTCGACCTCCAGGCCCCGTTCGAGCCCGCCGGCGATCAGCCCAACGCGATCGCCGAGCTGTCGGCCGGGCTGGTCCGCGGTGACCGGTTCCAGACGCTGCTCGGGGTGACCGGCTCCGGCAAGACGATGACGGTGGCCCACGTGATCCGCGCCCTCGGCCGCCCCACGCTCGTGCTGTCGCACAACAAGACGCTGGCGGCGCAGCTCTACGGCGAGTTGAAGAGCTTCTTCCCCCACAACGCCGTCGAATACTTCATCTCGTACTACGACTACTACCAGCCCGAAGCGTACGTGCCGACCACCGACACGTACATCGAGAAGGACGCGTCGATCAACGAGGACATCGACCGCCTGCGCCTGCGGGCGACGTCGAGCCTGATGGAGCGGGAGGACGTGATCATCGTCGCCACGGTGTCGGCGATCTACGGCCTCGGCGATCCGGTGCAGTATCGCGAGCAGATGGTGACGCTCACGGCGGGCCAGCGCATCGCCCGCGACGACATCCTGCGCGCGCTCGTGAAGATCCAGTACAACCGCAACGACGTCGCGTTCGAGCGCGGCACCTTCCGCGTGCGCGGCGATACGGTGGAGATCCTGCCGGCGTACGAGGAGCAGGGGGTGCGGATCGAGATGTGGGGCGACGAGATCGAGCGCGTCTCGAAGATCGACACCCTCACCGGCGAGACGATCGCGCTGCTGGATCGCGCCGCGATCTATCCGGCCAAGCACTTCGTGACCCAGCGTCCGATGCTGGAGCGCGCCGTGCAGCGGATCCGCGAGGAGTTGGCCCAGCGCCTCGCGGTGCTCCGCGAGGCGGGCAAGCTCCTCGAGGCGCAGCGCCTCGAGTCCCGCACGAACTTCGACATCGAGATGATGCTCGAGATCGGCACCTGCGCCGGGATCGAGAACTACTCGCGGCATCTCGCGGCCCGCGCCGAGGGCGAGCGCCCGGCGTGCCTGTTCGACTATTTCCCCGAGGACTTCCTCGTCGTCGTCGACGAGTCGCACGTCTCGCTGCCGCAGATCGGCGGCATGTTCAACGGCGACCGGGCGCGCAAGTTGACGCTCGTGGAATACGGGTTCCGACTGCCCAGCGCGCTCGACAACCGGCCGCTGATGTTCGACGAATTCCTCTCCCTCACGCCGAAGGCGATCTTCGTGTCGGCCACGCCGGGCGAGCTGGAGCTCCGGCTGTCGGAAGGGGTGGTCGTCGAGCAGATCATCCGGCCGACCGGGCTGGTGGACCCGATGATCGAGATCCGTCCCGTGCGCGGGCAGGTGGACGACCTGCTCAACGAGATCCGCATCCGCGAACGGCGCGGCGAGCGCGTGCTCGTCACCACGCTCACCAAGCGCATGGCGGAGGATCTCACGGACTATCTGCAACAGGTCGGGGTCCGGGTGCGCTACATGCACTCCGACATCGACGCCATCGAGCGGATGGAGATCGTGCGCGGCCTGCGGCTGGGTGAGTTCGACGTGCTGGTGGGCATCAACCTGCTCCGCGAAGGGCTGGATCTGCCGGAGGTGTCCCTGGTGGCGATCCTCGACGCCGACCAGGAGGGCTTCCTGCGCAGCGACCGGTCGCTCATCCAGACGGTGGGGCGCGCGGCGCGCCACGTGTCGGGAACGGCGATCTTCTATGCCGATCGGGTGACCGGATCCATGCAGCGCTGCCTCGACGAGACGTCGCGCCGCCGGGAGATTCAACTCGCCCACAACGTTGCGCACGGGATCACGCCGCGGTCGGTGGTCAAGAGCGTGGACCAGGTCCGGTTCAGCACGCGGGTCGCCGACGCGCGCACGGAGCGCGAGAGCGACCGCAAGGTGGCCGAGCCCGACAGCGGATACGACGCGATGGATCCGGCGGTGCTCGAGCAGATGCTGAACGAGCAGATGCAGACGGCGGCCAAGGAGATGGATTTCGAGCTCGCGGCCCAGCTCCGCGATCAACTGTTCGAACTGCGCGCCCGCCGTCCCCGTCAGCCCGCATCGTCGGCCACGCGCCGCGCCGCGGGCTGA